The stretch of DNA AATATCATCCGAAAACACGTCCAGAAATTCACATAcaactggattctattctaaaCTCTTATCATCACCTGATACTCCCGCAGTTAATAACATAATACCCTGACATTCAGTTCCAGAACAGTTTACTATCATAGAGTTCAAATAGTAACTATTCACCATAACAGGCGCTTCTGACCCATCCGACATAAACCGTACTGATTTCTCAGAACAATCAAGCAAAACATGATTCTTGGATAGCCAATCCATTCCCAAAATGAGATCAAGACCAGTCATCGacaaacaaatcaaatcatgCACAAATTCACGCTGTTGTACACAAAATGGACCTTGTGGGCATCCTATCCTAGTCACTATAGCTTCATGAGTAGCATTATGCACTTTTAAATCATAACCTAAAACCACTTTTCTCAATCCTAATTCATTAGCCTTTTCAAATGCAACAAATGAATGAGTTGCTcctgaatcaaataaagcatttaagattttaccagccatttcacagttatcTCTAAtcagtgtctcagatccctcagcaTCTGTTGCAGAAGTGGTATACACTCTCCCTGGCTACTGTACTCTACCAATCtcatactttttcttctttggacAATTATTGGCCATATGTCTGGGCTGTCAACAGAAATAGCATACCCCAAGTCCTAACCTGAATGGAACTCCAGGAAGATACTTCCTGCACTCCTGACAGTTCAAATCCTGCTGGGGCTACTTTCAAACCTTCTTCCCTGATTAACATTAGTATTCGGCCTTCTGTAATTACCCTGGCCTTGAGACTGCTGCGGAACAAAGCCTCCACGCTTAAAATTCCTACCTCTCGGAGCAAAGTTTCTCCCTGAAGGCCTCTGGAAAAGCACCCTCCAACTTTCTTTCTCTGCTGCCGCCTTTCTCACACATTCCTTAGCTACCCTACTCTTATTTACCAATTCAGAAAACACCATGATCTCCATTGGGGCAACAAAGCTCAGAATATCGCTCCGAAGACCTCCCCATATTAAATACACTTCCATTCAGCAAAATCTTCAGGTGCACCTTGACAAATACGAGAAAAGTGACATAACTCCTCAAACTTGCTAGTATACTCAGTAACAGTCATCTGTCCCTGCTTTAACTGCATTAATTCAAGTTTCTTGACATTTCTGGCTGAATTAGGAAAGTATTTCTTATAGAATTCTATCCGAAAACCTCCCAAGGAATCGCAACGCCATCCGACTGCAGGATACATCGTGTTCCCTGCCACCAATAATGAGCCTCACCTTGCAGCTGATAAGTTCCAAATTCAACCCATTGCTCTTCAGGAACCTGTTGAGCTTGCAATGCCAGTTCCATAGCCTGAATCCAATTATCTGCATCAGTGGGATTTGAGGTTCCCCTGAAGGTCGGAGGGTGGACTTTCAGAAATGTAGCAAGTGTCATAGGACCGTCCTCATCATTATTGTTCCCATGATTATCCTGGTTTATCTGATTATCCAGTGCCTCAGCTGTCGCCTGCATAGGTGCAGCCATATCTCTCAGGGCAGCCATAAAGTCTACTGGATCAGTCCCTACCGAGCCAGGAGTAATAGTGCCTATCCTACCTCTACCTCGCCTGtgtatgttttaaaaaaaaataaggcgGATGCAATAGCAATGTTGTAGTATCAGGGAAGCAAAGCTGCTAAAATAGAACAGTTTGCATGTTCAACTTTCAAATTCCTATAACTTCTTCGATTTACAatatttttcacccgttcttcgagtGGCATAAATATCACGAacccaattttcattttaaaacaaattggaAACAAATTGAGGGTTCGGAAGCCATGTTATGCCTCGCCGAAGTTCGTCCGAAAACCAACCTTTGCAAAAGTACCCAAAcctcaattttcaatcaaaaacTCCATTCCTTTTACTACTAAACCTGCATTCTTCATTGTAATATTCCCCTTCCTCATCATTCAATAATTAGAACAATACCTATTctcaaattaacaataatacacTTTCAATATTCAAATCCATCAATCAATGCCAACCAAAAATCATAGTTGATCATCACAAACATACCATAAGTCCATACTTCTCCAGATCATCAATTATCCAAAAAGCACCAGTCAAACATATTCATTAACAAATTACTAAACATTCAATGTTCACCTGCATTCCAACTTATCCTACGGTCATCTAGCCaaagttttcacagaacattatatattaaatgcaataaacctaaaccataccttggccgattctcaCGTAGTAACCAAAACAATTCACTCACAACAAACACAGCTCCAAAGCCCAACAAaacactaatgcccagcctccAATAAAAATTCCAACGTCCAGAATTTCaaactccaattatttattcacaacctaataaacattcataacacatatatatccaatttaatactcaacgctcaaattcaaagaaattaaaatagaattatcgtatcctcaccttacccaagcttcacataagTAAGAGTGAATatttttctcaagctaattggatcctaaaacatcaaaaatcaaagaaattcaacattTCTACTCAATTCTCGAAAATTTAGGGGAAGAGGAGATTGAGGATGATTAAACAAGTTACCAATGAAATTATTCTGGTAGAaatgtagagctcgacgcggtGGACACATGACCGCAAGCGGTacggcgatcggagctcggaCGGAAAAGTTATCGGGGTCGGAAATCATCGTAAGGGTTTCGGTGTTTCTTCTCTTCCCTGGATGCTTTCACGCTGCATTCAAATGAAATGAGAAAGAGAAGGGCTTTTGGGCTCATTTAATATGTTGGTCTGGTTGGACCGATGGTTCGGTTTGGGTCCGGTTCAACTAATTCGGCCCGTTCGGTCTAATCTTGGACCGTTTTTTCGAAATTagtatcaaaattctcgtttcgatgagctctatcttaatttgatataatattcacatttctagtcttctttattaaaaaactaatttattgactaattatttacaaatttaatGGGGTTTATATTAATCattgtattttttatgttagatatataaaaaaaataatggagtATTCCACATTATTATCTCGGAAGCTCGTTTACTTATGTTTTCTCATATGAACATATTGTCTCCGTCGATGGGAGATCCTATTTCCGTACCAACTCAAGATATACTTATTGGGCTTTATATATTAACGAGCGGGAATCGTTGAGGTATTAGTGCAAACAGGTATAGTCCGTGTAATCGCAgaaattcaaaaactaaaagaatttACAATAATAGCAATAGAtatacgaaaaaaaaaaattcaaatatttaatctaatttaattgtttttaaaattattgcaGCATTCAATCTTCTGAGGATTAGATTAGGAGGTTCACTagaatatcaaattatttaccAATTTGAAAAGCAAAAGCACTGCCCAActatgaaaaagaaagataacGGCTTGTTTGGATTCAGTGTTGGATGCCTCCCCAGAAAGAGATGGGATGAAATGAATCACTTTTTCAACAAAATTgggtaattatttaattaatatatattattttaatttctcaatattattataattacttCACAAATAATCAatctaatcttatcttatttactTTAAACTTTGCAGTGTCAAATTAAACAATACCATAAACCTCATGAAGTACACTATCTCAAAAGAATACAATATAGATTCATATGAATTaggtatcaaattaaattaaaactcttttaatttttataattaactaatttaatctttacccataattttttataaatttaacattttGTGCTAATTAATGAAATAGGAAACGAGCTATGCTCTGAAGGAGTATCAGCAAGAATAGATAGTTTTCAATATGCAAAAGATATCACAAAACTAAGGCATATAGTTGACTCATTatatcacaacacaagaatttaacgtgaaaactccaattaccggagaaaaaaccacgaccgttgtcaaatgacaaccagagaatatcattatgtgaaaattgttacaacacatagacttctttctctctaacaccggcaccccagtacacccacactctctcaaagcaaatatctacaactcacaacactctctaatcaaagagtacaatggaaaagaaaaaatcagatacaagcttaaagTATTTCTGACTGGTGCAAAAACAAATGAAGAACTTAgtctcatatttatagcctaggccacttactccatttgctatcctaagcattgtgggactaattcaaccaaatcttAACAAACATTAACCTTCAACCACAAAGTTTATTATAGACAAGTTTTGATTGGAGGAAACTATACTTTGCTAAATACAACATCATTAATTCCTAATCCAGATTATTATGGGTATGACACAAATTTATTCATATTCATATAAGTAGTTAtattaaatatcattttttaatgaataacaattttattttctttaaacaTAACATTTTTTTGGCATCGACTTATGGGAACCAATGTGCTTTTTATTTCTCATGATAGTTCACCATATCTACGTATATATGTTCATTGTTCTAAAGAAAGGGTAAGCTAGTAATTTGATTTAtacattttaaaagttttttattttcaattttaagatAACTTTTCAAAAGTTATAACATATTGGATCTAATTATTGTCTCAGAGCGGAATCACATTACTACTAATAAATATGAAGAATTCGACATCTTTCGATGTGTCCCTTGTGAATGACATGAATCTTTATCAGGAGGAGTTGGCATCAGAAGGACTAAACAAAGTGAATTTGAtggatttattgaaaaaaaaaagagtaccaCTTGACACCTAAAGATGGAAACATTCAAAGTGATGTTGTGCTTTTGAATGGAACTCCATTGGAACTTAGAAATTCCAGAGTTTAAACCAAAGATTGTtgatgcttcttcttcttctctaatcaAAGTTGCACCTCATTCAATAGTATTTTTGCAAATCAATAATTTCAATGTACCTACATGTGCACGTCCTACAAAATAGATTACTAGGGTTCgttattgtttcttttttatttttcttatagaaCTTAGACCGAGTTATTAAGACTTATAGAGTATATGCATATATATGTACTTTGCTGGGAATagtttatgattaatttttttataatttcttttattttcaattagttATATACTTTTAGAAGATTcaaattccttttttttattgatgaCTTCAAGGATAcgcatattatattattatttacatcATTAAAAACTAACTGATTAATTgtcattatatattaatatataaagaatttaaattcacaattgaataaaatttgaaatattcatcataattttttaatattgctTTATAATAAAAATCTGGTATATTATAATACTTGTGCTGAATTGTCAGCaaatttcattcttaataatGTTAACTAAGTTATTAGTAACAGGAATTATCTTTCttagctattttaagtttttaatttttttattataattaaatatttttttcctccgcaaaaaaaaaagagaaaaaaaaagatttaaaaaaatttaataaaaaaaaatctcaatcaGCTAAACACGAGAATTTAATGCTTAGAtgcaaattttaataaaagtttacTTCATTTTTAAGCCACTGAATAATTATACTATAGCAATTTGTTGATTTTCTCGTTGAATTAGTATAAAATTACTCTTTTCAAGAAATAAGTATTAGTTCCATATATATGGTTGAGCTATTCACTTGTTGGACCTAAAGATCCGTGTTTCAAACTATGTACAAtagtattaaatataattaaaaaatgggTTAAACTAcacaacaaaattaataattttttttataaaaaatctaagatttaaattttaatataattagttatttactaTAGTTATAGTAATTTGACCTGTTGCCAAAAATCATAAACTTGTGTTTACCAAAAAAGAGAAACTGTGCATattaagagaagaaattaaGAGTCTTTGGACTATAAGAAAGatattaacataaacttttacTAATTCACAAGATAATTGTCACAGAAATCTTTGTCTACTAATTTATCTTAAGCATTATATTCTCATGCATACCTTAAATCATTGGTTTTTCAAACAATGCTGAAATGTACCATTCATTCTTCTGAATCCCATCATGATCAATCTTCCTACCAGCGTGCCATCTAAGTCTGTTGAACCCAACTCTATCAAACATCGGCAAATAAGTTTCATTAACCTGTGATCCAAAGCAGAAGAAATGTTCAAGTCAGAAAATTTCTCCAGGCCTCAACACCCTGTACACATCATATAGCAAAAACTCAAGCATAGTCTCTGGCAACCAATTCCCTATGAATTCCATGAAATGAACAATATCAAGTGTGTTCTCAAAGAATGGAAGCCTCTGAGATATGCTGAGATGAATTGGAATCAATCCCCTTGATGCAATGAAGCGGCTGAATGGACCGTCCAAATCCGGTGTGCTTGTGAGGATTGTCACATTCCTTTCTTTCATCCTTGCAGTAAATGTCCCTGTTCCACCACCAATGTCAAGTCCGATACTGATCGTGCTGCCGGATTTTTTCGTCCCAAGAACTCGGTCTATCCCAAAATCAAGTCCACCATCATCAAAGATCCACCTACCATTTTCCCTTCCTTGCAGATCAAAGCAATCTTTACAGTATCCTTTATTGTTCTTCCTCTCAATGAGGCACTTGTGGCTCTTACAAGTATAAGGATCCCAAACAATGTTGCTATCTGGTGGAATTTTTCAATGGGTATCTTGCAAACCTTGATTTGGCTCAACAAAACCTTTTGGAGACTTGGGATGGCACCTTCTTTTAGGGAGTGGCTCACACCCTTTTGACACAAGCATTTGTGCAAACACCTTATCTGCAAGGCATTCCCCTCCTATGTCATATGACATGTATTGGTTCAACTCATCTTGGAACCTCAAACACAATGCGCCAATCGGAGAATGAATCTCATCTGATCCTATCCATTGCGAGTATCCGAAAGGGAGCTTGTAAGAGGCAAGTGCAAGATTAAGCTCTTCATTCGAAGACCTTTCGCCATTGTTGTTTCTAGAATATTGCTTTTCTTGTTGGCGTGTTGTAAGATCAATGAGCAATGCTTGGACAAGAAGGTTAGTTGAGTTGAGCCTATGGTGAAGCTCAGACAAAAGTGAATGGCTAGCAGCAAGTTGAGATTTTGTGGTGTTGAGTTCTTGCAAGATTGAGTTAAAGTTATTATtatgatgaggaggaggatgaTACAAAGAGCTAAATGGGCCAGTAACAATGTATATGGTGACAAGGTTTGTGACTATTACTAGGCAAGGGGATTCAACTTGTGTTTTTGGGTGTGACTATGTCCATGTTGATCATCATAACCTTGAAGCTTTTTTGAATACTCTGCTTGCTCTTAAGCTTCAATTCCCATTTCTTTCTTCCCTCGAAAGGCTTAGAAACGATGGGGAAGAATTgcaaagacaaaaataaaatgatcaACATGGAACTAATGATGCTTCACAAATATATATTGGTTTTTCACCATATCCTCTAACTcgaaatttcaatttcattttgctggccaataaattattgtacattaataagaa from Arachis duranensis cultivar V14167 chromosome 4, aradu.V14167.gnm2.J7QH, whole genome shotgun sequence encodes:
- the LOC110280403 gene encoding heparanase-like protein 2; this translates as MTASAFNLLRIRLGGSLEYQIIYQFEKQKHCPTMKKKDNGLFGFSVGCLPRKRWDEMNHFFNKIGVKLNNTINLMKYTISKEYNIDSYELGNELCSEGVSARIDSFQYAKDITKLRHIVDSLYHNTRI